A single genomic interval of Methylobacterium bullatum harbors:
- the ssuC_10 gene encoding Putative aliphatic sulfonates transport permease protein SsuC, which yields MGVAPSASAAVGNPATPTSNSSPQGGGGACASSPIPRRRSWVGVARPLSPRRRTSLAILSFLIPLLAWAAVSYVPFLWHPLVEVTEPGDIAWMEPGMRVPKSAFAEEVASAKAAGTAEPAGRPANPVYLPAPHEVAEAFWTSLTAQPTQRDAIRLPLSLWHSIQIIAFGFLLSSLIGVPLGILCGAQPTLARLTEPVIEFVRYMPAPAFGALMVAILGIYDGPKIAIIVIGTFFQQVLVIANTTRRIDPLLIEAALTLGARNLRLIRRVIVPAMLPQLYRDQRILLGWAWTYLIVAELIGTSSGITFFITQQARYQHFDNVYAAILIIGLVGSITDLALAWLGRRLFPYDRSEA from the coding sequence GTGGGAGTGGCGCCGTCAGCCTCGGCCGCGGTGGGTAACCCGGCCACCCCCACCTCCAACTCCTCCCCGCAAGGGGGAGGAGGGGCCTGCGCCTCGTCTCCCATCCCCCGCCGCCGCTCCTGGGTCGGTGTCGCCCGGCCGCTCTCGCCGCGCCGCCGGACGAGTCTCGCAATCCTGTCGTTCCTGATCCCGCTCCTCGCCTGGGCGGCGGTCTCCTACGTGCCGTTCCTGTGGCATCCCCTGGTGGAGGTGACCGAGCCCGGCGACATCGCCTGGATGGAGCCGGGGATGCGCGTGCCGAAGTCCGCCTTCGCCGAGGAGGTCGCCTCCGCCAAGGCCGCCGGCACCGCCGAGCCGGCGGGCAGGCCCGCCAACCCGGTCTATCTCCCCGCCCCGCACGAGGTGGCGGAAGCGTTCTGGACCTCGCTGACGGCCCAGCCGACCCAGCGCGACGCCATCCGCCTGCCGTTGAGCCTGTGGCACTCGATCCAGATCATCGCCTTCGGCTTCCTGCTGTCCTCGCTGATCGGCGTGCCGCTGGGAATCCTCTGCGGCGCCCAGCCGACCCTGGCGCGCCTCACCGAGCCGGTCATCGAGTTCGTGCGCTACATGCCGGCACCCGCCTTCGGCGCGCTGATGGTGGCGATCCTCGGCATCTATGACGGGCCGAAGATCGCGATCATCGTCATCGGCACCTTCTTCCAGCAGGTGCTGGTCATCGCCAACACCACCCGGCGGATCGACCCGTTGCTGATCGAGGCGGCACTCACCCTCGGCGCGCGCAATCTCCGCCTCATCCGCCGGGTGATCGTGCCGGCGATGCTGCCGCAGCTCTACCGCGACCAGCGCATCCTGCTCGGCTGGGCCTGGACCTACCTCATCGTCGCCGAGCTCATCGGCACCTCGTCGGGCATCACCTTCTTCATCACGCAGCAGGCCCGCTACCAGCATTTCGACAACGTCTACGCCGCGATCCTCATCATCGGCCTCGTCGGCTCGATCACGGATCTCGCCCTCGCCTGGCTCGGCCGCCGGCTGTTCCCTTACGACAGGAGCGAAGCGTGA
- the accA1_2 gene encoding Acetyl-/propionyl-coenzyme A carboxylase alpha chain, giving the protein MFGKILIANRGEIARRIARTCRRMGVASVAVYSDADRFTRGVLEADEAVRLGPAPAAESYLNVEAVIAACKATGAQAVHPGYGFLSENVAFAERLAAEGIVFIGPKPEHLRAFGLKHTARDLARASGVPLLPGTGLLPDLDAAIAAAETIGYPVMLKSTAGGGGIGMRLCASADELREHYTSVERTARASFGDARVYLERFVGEARHVEVQIFGDGAGRVVALGERDCSLQRRNQKVIEETPAPGLSDAVRARLHAASVALGESVAYASAGTVEYIYDPVREDFSFLEVNTRLQVEHPVTEAVFGIDLVEWMIRQAAGEDVIAAAGPLVPRGAAMEARLYAEIPHANFAPSAGLLTEVRFPPEARIDGWIETGTEVTTHYDPMLAKIIVTGEDRPAALAALRQALADSAVSGIETNLDYLRAIAGSELFASGRVATTALRDFPYAPRSIEVLVPGAQSSLQELPGRIGLWHVGVPPSGPMDARSFRDANALVGNPPDTCALELTVSGPTLRFHAAATVALAGAAMTARLDGVAQPHGKAFAVEPGQTLSVGAIAGPGQRSYLALRGGFAAPVVLGSRATFALGAFGGHATGVLKAGDVLHLGDAPCVEASMPEPASLTHAWEIGVVYGPHGAPDFFRDEDISDLFSASYEVHFNSARTGVRLVGPTPLWARSDGGEAGLHPSNLHDNAYAIGSIDFTGDMPILLGPDGPSLGGFVCPAVIARDEQWKMGQLRPGDTVRFTAVERAGDDSLVLSQPHPHPEAPERSGGLEGGLQRTPRPLEASFEAADAAPQDEVVGLGGGKARAGSPILATDSSGPVPVVYRRQGDDNLLVEYGPMALDIGIRLRVHLLAEAVAEARLPGLIDLTPGIRSLQIHYDGTTLPRSRLLGQLREIEAALPAVEDVTVPSRVVHLPLSWNDPQAELAMRKYQELVRPNAPWCPSNIEFIRRINGLESDADVKRIIFDASYLVMGLGDVYLGAPVATPVDPRHRLVTTKYNPARTWTPENAVGIGGAYMCIYGMEGPGGYQLFGRTIQIWNTWRMTKEFAPGHPWLLRPFDRIRFFPVSHDELTEARAAFPHGAYPLRIEEGTFSYAEHRAELARNAVEITQAKLRQQTAFEAERQRWQDEGLDSFVADEGAPVGEEDAVPAGHVGVPTTVPGNVWKVLVEEGQSVAAGETVAILESMKMEIAVSAPVAGIVREVRVKPGRTLRGGDLVAILQEI; this is encoded by the coding sequence ATGTTCGGCAAGATCCTCATCGCCAATCGCGGCGAGATCGCCCGGCGGATCGCCCGTACCTGCCGGCGCATGGGTGTCGCCTCCGTGGCCGTCTACTCCGATGCGGACCGCTTCACCCGTGGCGTGCTGGAGGCGGACGAGGCCGTCCGCCTCGGCCCGGCGCCGGCGGCGGAGAGCTACCTGAACGTCGAGGCCGTGATCGCCGCCTGCAAGGCGACGGGGGCGCAGGCCGTCCATCCCGGCTACGGCTTCCTGTCGGAGAACGTCGCCTTCGCCGAGCGTCTGGCGGCGGAGGGCATCGTCTTCATCGGCCCGAAGCCCGAGCACCTGCGCGCCTTCGGCCTCAAGCACACCGCCCGCGACCTCGCGCGGGCGAGCGGCGTGCCCCTCCTTCCCGGCACCGGCCTGCTGCCGGACTTGGACGCGGCGATCGCGGCGGCCGAGACCATCGGCTACCCGGTGATGCTCAAGAGCACGGCGGGCGGCGGCGGCATCGGCATGCGCCTCTGCGCCTCGGCCGACGAGCTGCGCGAGCACTATACCAGCGTCGAGCGCACGGCCCGCGCCAGCTTCGGCGATGCCCGCGTCTATCTCGAGCGCTTCGTCGGCGAGGCGCGCCATGTGGAGGTGCAGATCTTCGGCGACGGCGCCGGCCGCGTCGTGGCGCTCGGCGAGCGCGACTGCTCGCTCCAGCGCCGCAACCAGAAGGTCATCGAGGAGACCCCCGCGCCGGGCCTGTCGGATGCGGTGCGAGCACGCCTCCACGCGGCCTCGGTGGCTTTGGGCGAGAGCGTCGCCTACGCCTCGGCGGGGACGGTGGAGTACATCTACGATCCCGTCCGCGAGGATTTTTCCTTCCTCGAAGTGAACACCCGGCTCCAGGTCGAGCATCCGGTCACCGAGGCGGTGTTCGGCATCGATCTCGTGGAATGGATGATCCGCCAGGCGGCCGGCGAGGACGTGATCGCTGCTGCCGGCCCCCTGGTCCCGCGCGGTGCGGCCATGGAGGCGCGGCTCTATGCCGAGATCCCGCACGCCAATTTCGCCCCGAGCGCCGGCCTCCTCACCGAGGTGCGCTTTCCCCCCGAGGCGCGCATCGACGGCTGGATCGAGACCGGCACCGAGGTCACCACGCACTACGACCCGATGCTCGCCAAGATCATCGTGACGGGCGAGGACCGCCCGGCGGCGCTCGCCGCTTTGCGCCAGGCCCTCGCCGACAGCGCGGTCTCGGGGATCGAGACCAATCTCGACTATCTGCGCGCCATCGCCGGCTCCGAACTCTTCGCCTCGGGCCGGGTCGCCACCACGGCCTTGCGCGACTTCCCCTATGCGCCGCGCAGCATCGAGGTGCTGGTCCCCGGCGCGCAATCGAGCCTGCAGGAACTGCCCGGCCGCATCGGCCTCTGGCATGTGGGCGTGCCGCCGAGCGGGCCGATGGATGCGCGCTCGTTCCGCGACGCCAACGCCCTCGTGGGCAACCCGCCCGACACCTGCGCCCTGGAACTCACCGTGTCCGGGCCGACCCTGCGCTTCCACGCCGCCGCCACCGTGGCGCTCGCCGGGGCCGCGATGACCGCGCGCCTCGACGGGGTCGCGCAGCCTCACGGGAAGGCTTTCGCGGTCGAGCCCGGCCAGACGTTGAGCGTCGGCGCCATCGCCGGCCCCGGCCAGCGCAGCTACCTCGCCCTGCGCGGCGGTTTCGCCGCGCCGGTCGTCCTCGGCTCGCGGGCGACCTTCGCGCTCGGCGCCTTCGGCGGTCACGCCACCGGTGTCCTGAAGGCCGGGGACGTCCTGCATCTCGGTGACGCCCCTTGCGTCGAAGCGTCGATGCCCGAGCCTGCGTCCCTCACCCATGCCTGGGAGATCGGCGTGGTCTACGGGCCGCACGGCGCGCCTGACTTCTTCCGGGACGAGGACATTTCCGATTTATTCTCAGCCTCTTACGAGGTTCACTTCAACTCGGCCCGCACCGGCGTGCGCCTCGTCGGTCCGACCCCGCTCTGGGCGCGGAGCGACGGCGGCGAGGCCGGACTTCACCCGTCGAACCTCCACGACAACGCCTACGCCATCGGCTCCATCGACTTCACCGGCGACATGCCGATCCTCCTGGGGCCGGACGGCCCGAGCCTCGGCGGCTTCGTCTGCCCGGCGGTGATCGCCCGCGACGAACAGTGGAAGATGGGCCAGCTGCGGCCGGGGGATACGGTGCGGTTCACGGCGGTGGAGCGGGCGGGGGACGATTCCCTCGTCCTGTCCCAACCACATCCTCATCCTGAGGCGCCGGAGCGTAGCGGAGGCCTCGAAGGAGGGCTCCAGAGAACGCCGCGCCCCCTGGAGGCCTCCTTCGAGGCCGCTGACGCGGCACCTCAGGATGAGGTCGTTGGATTGGGGGGAGGGAAAGCTCGCGCCGGCTCGCCCATCCTCGCCACAGATTCCTCCGGCCCCGTGCCGGTGGTCTACCGCCGCCAGGGCGACGACAACCTGCTGGTCGAATACGGCCCGATGGCCCTCGATATCGGCATCCGCCTGCGCGTCCACCTCCTGGCCGAAGCGGTGGCCGAGGCGCGGTTGCCCGGTCTCATCGACCTGACGCCGGGCATCCGCTCGCTCCAGATCCATTACGACGGCACCACGCTGCCGCGATCCCGTCTCCTCGGGCAGTTGCGCGAGATCGAGGCCGCCCTGCCAGCCGTCGAGGACGTGACGGTGCCGAGCCGCGTGGTCCACCTGCCCCTGTCCTGGAACGACCCCCAGGCCGAACTCGCGATGCGCAAGTACCAGGAGCTTGTGCGCCCCAACGCGCCCTGGTGCCCCTCGAACATCGAGTTCATCCGCCGCATCAACGGCTTGGAGTCGGACGCTGACGTGAAACGCATCATCTTCGATGCGAGCTATCTCGTGATGGGGCTGGGCGACGTCTATCTCGGCGCGCCGGTGGCGACGCCGGTGGACCCGCGCCACCGCCTCGTCACCACCAAGTACAACCCCGCCCGCACCTGGACGCCTGAGAACGCGGTGGGCATCGGCGGCGCCTATATGTGCATCTACGGCATGGAGGGGCCGGGCGGGTACCAGCTCTTCGGCCGCACCATCCAGATCTGGAACACCTGGCGGATGACGAAGGAGTTCGCTCCCGGCCATCCCTGGCTGCTGCGCCCGTTCGACCGCATCCGCTTCTTCCCCGTGAGCCACGACGAGCTGACGGAGGCGCGGGCCGCCTTCCCGCACGGGGCCTACCCTCTACGGATCGAGGAGGGGACGTTCTCCTATGCCGAGCATCGGGCCGAGCTCGCCCGCAACGCCGTCGAGATCACGCAGGCGAAGCTCCGCCAGCAGACCGCCTTCGAGGCCGAGCGGCAGCGCTGGCAGGATGAGGGGCTCGACAGTTTCGTCGCCGACGAGGGTGCGCCCGTGGGCGAGGAGGATGCGGTGCCCGCCGGCCATGTGGGCGTGCCGACCACCGTGCCGGGCAATGTCTGGAAGGTGCTGGTCGAGGAAGGCCAGAGCGTCGCGGCCGGCGAGACGGTGGCGATCCTCGAATCGATGAAGATGGAGATCGCCGTTTCCGCCCCGGTGGCGGGAATCGTGCGTGAGGTCCGGGTGAAGCCGGGCCGCACCCTGCGCGGCGGCGATCTCGTCGCCATCCTCCAGGAGATCTGA
- a CDS encoding Glutamate--methylamine ligase: MAHATEIDLAIAKLQDDLRAKGVKYVIGAYVDIHGAQKAKVVPVDHLPQMAAGSERYTGYALDGLGQAPNEDELASVPDFSQLIQLPWESKLAWCPADLTFQGQPYPLSTRVALKTVLKDAEAMGFGFNLGIECEIFLLKQEADGSLHTPIPDDKLVKPCYDVRGFVDNFTWLDKVATTINDLGWDLYSFDHEDACGQFEFDFNYADALTMCDRLTFFRMMAKHYAKEEGLIATMMPKPFADRTGNGAHFNMSLSDKETGKNAFACDPSADPRGLGLTETGYHFIGGVLKHGRALCAAFAPTVNSYKRLVRQGSMAGFSWAPVFNSYGSNNRTNSVRVPAGGGRCESRNADGAVNPYLAAALVLAAGLEGIRERIDPGAPNEDNLYDLTDAQRAERGIEFLPQTLAEAVDAFAADPLVEKTLGKALRDEFIRYKRAEWEEYHLTVSAWEIERYSHLF, encoded by the coding sequence ATGGCGCATGCCACCGAAATCGATCTCGCCATCGCCAAGCTGCAGGACGACCTGCGCGCCAAGGGCGTGAAATACGTCATCGGCGCCTATGTCGACATCCATGGCGCGCAGAAGGCCAAGGTGGTGCCCGTCGACCACCTGCCGCAGATGGCGGCGGGGTCCGAGCGCTATACCGGCTATGCCCTCGACGGGCTCGGCCAGGCCCCGAACGAGGACGAACTCGCCTCGGTGCCGGACTTCTCGCAGCTGATCCAGTTGCCCTGGGAATCGAAACTGGCCTGGTGCCCGGCGGACCTCACCTTCCAGGGCCAGCCCTACCCGCTCTCCACCCGCGTTGCCCTGAAGACCGTGCTGAAGGATGCCGAGGCCATGGGCTTCGGCTTCAACCTCGGCATCGAATGTGAGATCTTCCTGCTCAAGCAGGAGGCGGACGGCTCGCTCCACACGCCGATCCCCGACGATAAGCTGGTGAAGCCCTGCTACGACGTGCGCGGCTTCGTCGACAATTTCACTTGGCTCGACAAGGTCGCCACCACGATCAACGATCTCGGATGGGACCTGTACTCCTTCGACCACGAGGATGCCTGCGGCCAGTTCGAGTTCGACTTCAACTATGCCGACGCCCTGACCATGTGCGACCGGCTCACCTTCTTCCGCATGATGGCCAAGCACTATGCCAAGGAAGAAGGCCTCATCGCCACGATGATGCCCAAGCCTTTTGCAGATCGCACCGGCAATGGCGCGCATTTCAACATGTCCCTCTCCGACAAGGAGACGGGCAAGAACGCCTTCGCCTGCGACCCATCGGCCGATCCGCGCGGCCTCGGCCTCACCGAGACCGGCTACCACTTCATCGGCGGCGTGCTGAAGCACGGGCGGGCGCTCTGCGCCGCCTTCGCGCCGACCGTGAACAGCTACAAGCGCCTCGTGCGCCAGGGCTCCATGGCCGGCTTCTCCTGGGCGCCGGTGTTCAACTCCTACGGCTCGAACAACCGCACCAATTCGGTGCGCGTGCCGGCCGGCGGCGGGCGCTGCGAAAGCCGCAACGCGGACGGCGCGGTGAACCCCTACCTCGCCGCCGCCCTGGTCCTCGCGGCGGGTCTCGAAGGCATCCGCGAGCGCATCGATCCGGGTGCCCCCAACGAGGACAACCTCTACGACCTTACCGACGCCCAGCGCGCCGAGCGCGGCATCGAGTTCCTGCCCCAGACCCTCGCCGAGGCGGTGGACGCCTTCGCCGCCGACCCGCTGGTGGAGAAGACCCTGGGCAAGGCCCTGCGCGACGAGTTCATCCGCTACAAGCGCGCCGAGTGGGAGGAGTATCACCTCACGGTCAGTGCCTGGGAGATCGAGCGCTACAGCCATCTTTTCTAG
- the crnA gene encoding Creatinine amidohydrolase, which yields MTSPSPLLWANRTWDEIPGDLAAVSHAAILPVGATEQHGPHLGTGMDFVLAEALTHAVSARTRVPVLPTLPYGCSLGHSRRWPGTITLDPVMMTRLVAQIGTSAYRSGVRRLFIVNAHVTNAAPLRCALEMLRAAHDDLMVALVNSATVSERVRAAHFADADDWHANAAETALMMATAPDLVRPDRIADADDPDRTEGLVFSHPVNRTSLNGVTGRPSQASLEDGKRLFDWMVEDLSALVLRGLSETPPLPHSFSVSA from the coding sequence ATGACCTCCCCCTCCCCCCTCCTCTGGGCGAACCGCACCTGGGACGAGATTCCCGGCGACCTCGCCGCCGTTTCGCACGCCGCGATCCTGCCCGTGGGGGCCACCGAGCAGCACGGGCCGCATCTCGGCACCGGCATGGATTTCGTCCTGGCCGAGGCCCTGACGCATGCGGTCTCGGCCCGGACCCGCGTGCCGGTGCTGCCCACCCTGCCCTATGGCTGTTCCCTCGGGCATAGCCGGCGCTGGCCCGGTACGATCACCCTCGATCCCGTGATGATGACGCGGCTCGTGGCCCAGATCGGCACCTCGGCCTACCGGTCCGGCGTGCGGCGGCTGTTCATCGTCAACGCCCACGTCACCAACGCCGCGCCCCTGCGCTGCGCCCTGGAGATGCTGCGCGCCGCCCATGACGACCTGATGGTCGCCCTGGTGAACTCCGCCACGGTGAGCGAGCGCGTCCGCGCCGCGCATTTCGCCGATGCCGACGACTGGCACGCCAACGCCGCCGAGACCGCGCTGATGATGGCGACGGCGCCCGATCTCGTGCGCCCGGACCGCATCGCCGATGCGGACGATCCCGACCGGACGGAGGGGCTCGTCTTCTCCCATCCGGTCAACCGCACCAGCCTGAACGGCGTCACCGGACGCCCCTCGCAGGCGAGCCTGGAAGACGGGAAACGCCTGTTCGACTGGATGGTCGAGGACCTGTCCGCGCTCGTCCTGCGCGGCCTCTCCGAGACCCCGCCCCTGCCCCATTCCTTCTCCGTTTCCGCTTAA
- the atzF gene encoding Allophanate hydrolase, with protein MREPTDMLPTIPDLSTLRDLYASGRATPVTVAEAVADRMEASTDPAIFITALDREALVSAARDLMARHPEPNSLPLWGVPFAVKDNIDVAGLPTTAACPAFAYTAEADAEVVARLKAAGAFCTGKTNLDQFATGLNGTRSPYGAPRSVFSAAHVSGGSSSGSAVAVAAGLASFSLGTDTAGSGRVPAMFNNLVGIKPTPGLFSTTGLVPACRSLDCISIFAATVSDGLAIRRIAEGYDAADPFSRRAVPHPLPARGLRFGVPIPAEREFYGDAEREALYDAAIARLEALGAVAVPFDYAPFREIATLLYNGPWVAERLAAIAAFFAGNAEALDPSVRSIVESAKGYSAVDAFEGRYAFEALRRRTEATWAEVDILLLPTSPTTYTVEEMRADPIRLNSHFGHYTNFANLLGLAAIAVPGGFGADGLPGGVTLVGPGFSDEALGPWADALHRAAACGMGIARGATLPEASRVPAPEADEIAIAVVGAHLTGLPLNHQLTDLGGRKVRAARTSGAYRLYALPGTQPAKPGLVHEPGFAGGGLEVEIWALPPAGFGRFAAAIPAPLGIGKLTLEDGSDVSGFLCEAHAVAGAEDITRHGGWRAYLASR; from the coding sequence ATGAGAGAGCCGACCGACATGCTGCCGACCATCCCCGACCTGTCGACCCTGCGCGACCTCTACGCCTCGGGGCGTGCCACACCCGTGACCGTCGCCGAAGCCGTCGCCGACCGGATGGAGGCGTCGACGGACCCCGCCATCTTCATCACCGCCCTCGACCGTGAGGCATTGGTGAGCGCGGCGCGGGACCTGATGGCGCGCCACCCCGAGCCGAACTCCCTGCCGCTCTGGGGCGTGCCCTTCGCGGTGAAGGACAATATCGACGTCGCCGGCCTGCCGACGACGGCGGCCTGCCCGGCCTTCGCCTACACGGCGGAGGCGGATGCCGAGGTGGTGGCGCGCCTGAAGGCGGCGGGTGCGTTCTGCACGGGCAAGACCAATCTCGACCAGTTCGCCACCGGCCTCAACGGCACCCGCTCGCCCTACGGCGCGCCGCGCAGCGTGTTCAGCGCCGCCCATGTCTCGGGCGGGTCGAGCTCCGGCTCGGCCGTCGCCGTGGCGGCGGGGCTCGCGAGCTTTTCGCTGGGCACCGACACGGCCGGTTCCGGCCGCGTGCCGGCGATGTTCAACAACCTCGTGGGGATCAAGCCGACGCCGGGCCTGTTCAGCACGACGGGCCTCGTCCCCGCCTGCCGCAGCCTCGACTGCATCAGCATCTTCGCTGCGACCGTCAGCGACGGTCTCGCGATCCGCCGCATCGCGGAAGGTTACGACGCCGCCGATCCGTTCTCGCGGCGGGCGGTGCCGCATCCCCTCCCCGCCCGGGGCCTGCGCTTCGGCGTCCCGATTCCGGCCGAGCGCGAGTTCTACGGCGATGCCGAGCGCGAGGCGCTCTACGATGCGGCCATCGCCCGCCTCGAAGCGCTGGGCGCCGTGGCGGTGCCATTCGATTACGCGCCCTTCCGCGAGATCGCGACCCTGCTCTACAACGGGCCGTGGGTGGCCGAGCGCCTGGCCGCCATCGCCGCGTTCTTCGCCGGGAATGCCGAGGCCCTCGACCCGAGCGTGAGGAGCATCGTCGAGTCCGCCAAGGGCTACAGCGCCGTCGACGCGTTCGAGGGGCGCTACGCGTTCGAGGCCCTGCGGCGGCGCACCGAGGCGACCTGGGCGGAGGTCGACATCCTGCTCCTGCCGACCTCCCCCACCACCTACACGGTGGAGGAGATGCGGGCCGACCCGATCCGCCTCAACAGCCATTTCGGGCATTACACCAACTTCGCCAACCTTCTCGGCCTCGCCGCGATAGCGGTGCCCGGAGGCTTCGGCGCCGATGGATTACCCGGCGGCGTGACGCTCGTCGGCCCCGGCTTCAGCGACGAGGCTTTGGGCCCCTGGGCCGACGCGCTCCACCGCGCGGCCGCGTGCGGGATGGGGATCGCGCGCGGCGCGACCCTGCCCGAGGCCAGCCGGGTGCCGGCCCCGGAGGCGGACGAGATCGCCATCGCGGTGGTGGGCGCCCATCTCACGGGGCTCCCGCTCAACCACCAGCTCACCGATCTCGGCGGCAGGAAGGTGCGGGCGGCGCGGACGTCGGGCGCGTACCGCCTCTACGCCCTGCCCGGCACCCAGCCGGCCAAGCCCGGTCTGGTCCACGAGCCGGGCTTTGCCGGCGGCGGGTTGGAGGTGGAGATCTGGGCCCTGCCCCCGGCGGGCTTCGGCCGCTTCGCCGCCGCGATCCCCGCCCCCCTCGGCATCGGCAAGCTCACCCTGGAGGACGGCTCGGACGTCTCCGGGTTCCTGTGCGAGGCCCATGCGGTGGCGGGCGCCGAGGACATCACCCGCCATGGCGGCTGGCGCGCCTATCTCGCCTCCCGCTGA
- the iucB gene encoding N(6)-hydroxylysine O-acetyltransferase: MLRTTAPFRCGEATGRPLEVYRDGDRLSVVAEGRVGLRLRLQKGTGLHLSIEEPVRPDPRDVLTSVTAAFETVSATNPEAERIGLDPASFAGLADSLMERGLAVREGDGLGVDPTMLWQRPEPWLANLASRDFPARLVMSGGKRHPQRPPKPKGVIYSRFIPWLGQAVAFRAATIDDVDTLHRWFNDPVVDAAWGEAGERDKHEAYLAGLIADPHMIPLIGTIGGEPFGYFEIYWAKENRLAPFYDVQDYDRGWHVLIGESRFRGKAYISAWLPSLMHALFLDDPRTERIVGEPKADHVQQLRNLERSGFARIKTFDFPHKRAALVMLLRERFFCERLWSPAGGIPASPEAGSQPVS, from the coding sequence ATGCTCCGGACGACAGCACCCTTTCGATGCGGCGAGGCGACGGGCCGTCCCCTCGAAGTTTATCGCGATGGCGACCGGCTCAGCGTCGTGGCGGAAGGCCGGGTCGGTCTCCGTCTGCGACTCCAGAAGGGAACCGGCCTGCATCTCTCCATCGAGGAGCCGGTGAGACCCGACCCGCGAGACGTCCTCACCAGTGTCACGGCGGCCTTCGAGACGGTCTCGGCGACCAATCCCGAGGCCGAGCGGATCGGCCTCGATCCCGCGAGCTTCGCCGGCCTCGCCGATTCCCTGATGGAACGCGGCCTCGCCGTGCGGGAGGGAGACGGCCTCGGCGTCGATCCCACGATGCTGTGGCAGCGCCCCGAACCCTGGCTCGCCAACCTGGCATCGCGCGATTTTCCGGCGCGGCTGGTGATGAGCGGCGGCAAGCGCCATCCGCAGCGGCCGCCGAAGCCCAAGGGCGTGATCTATTCCCGCTTCATCCCCTGGCTCGGACAGGCCGTGGCGTTCCGCGCCGCCACAATCGACGACGTCGATACCCTGCATCGCTGGTTCAACGATCCGGTGGTCGATGCCGCCTGGGGCGAGGCCGGCGAACGCGACAAGCACGAGGCCTATCTCGCCGGCCTCATCGCTGATCCGCACATGATCCCGCTGATCGGGACAATCGGTGGCGAGCCGTTCGGCTATTTCGAGATCTACTGGGCCAAGGAGAACCGCCTCGCCCCCTTCTACGACGTGCAGGATTACGATCGCGGCTGGCATGTCCTGATCGGCGAGAGCCGGTTTCGCGGCAAGGCCTACATCTCGGCCTGGCTGCCCTCGCTGATGCACGCGCTCTTCCTCGACGACCCGCGCACGGAGCGGATCGTCGGCGAGCCCAAGGCGGACCATGTCCAGCAATTGCGCAACCTGGAGCGGTCGGGCTTCGCGCGGATCAAGACCTTTGATTTCCCGCACAAGCGCGCGGCTCTGGTGATGCTCCTGCGCGAGCGCTTCTTTTGCGAAAGGCTGTGGTCGCCGGCGGGCGGGATTCCCGCTTCGCCGGAGGCCGGATCGCAGCCCGTGTCCTGA
- the cmpC_3 gene encoding Bicarbonate transport ATP-binding protein CmpC has translation MNSVSPVVSPVTLPTEACDYRTQCEPVRARFEKLKSREVALRVENLTKTFRRADGGTTVALKDIDLVTHRREFLCVVGPSGCGKSTFVRILAGLEASTSGVVSVEGVPVSGPGADRGMVFQGYTLFPWLSVLRNVAFGLEENGTPRREAEREARQWLALIGLEAFADSYPHQLSGGMKQRVAIARALATRPRILLMDEPFSALDTQSRARMQAYLIEIWKKIDITIVFITHDLDEAVHLADRILVLSAHPGEVAELIEVPVPRPRSHNQALTPEFRATRARLDALIHPPKDEAEDSVAPDVVTRMTSAGDEVE, from the coding sequence GTGAACTCGGTCTCTCCCGTCGTCTCGCCCGTCACCCTGCCGACCGAGGCCTGCGATTACCGCACCCAGTGCGAGCCGGTCCGCGCCCGGTTCGAGAAACTGAAGAGCCGCGAGGTCGCCCTCCGGGTCGAGAATCTGACGAAGACCTTCCGCAGGGCGGATGGCGGTACCACGGTGGCCCTGAAGGACATCGACCTCGTCACCCACCGGCGCGAGTTCCTCTGCGTCGTTGGCCCATCGGGCTGCGGCAAGTCCACCTTCGTGCGCATCCTCGCCGGGCTTGAGGCTTCGACCTCGGGCGTGGTCAGCGTCGAGGGCGTGCCGGTCTCGGGGCCGGGGGCCGACCGGGGCATGGTGTTCCAGGGCTACACCCTGTTTCCCTGGCTCAGCGTCCTGCGCAACGTCGCCTTCGGCCTGGAGGAGAACGGCACGCCGCGTCGGGAAGCGGAGCGCGAGGCCCGGCAATGGCTGGCGCTGATCGGGCTCGAGGCCTTCGCCGACAGCTATCCCCACCAGCTCTCCGGCGGCATGAAGCAGCGCGTGGCCATCGCCCGGGCGCTGGCCACGCGGCCGCGCATCCTGCTCATGGATGAGCCGTTCTCGGCCCTCGACACCCAGTCGCGCGCCCGGATGCAGGCCTATCTCATCGAGATCTGGAAGAAGATCGACATCACCATCGTCTTCATCACCCACGATCTCGACGAGGCGGTGCATCTCGCCGACCGCATCCTCGTGCTCAGCGCCCATCCGGGCGAGGTCGCCGAACTCATCGAGGTGCCGGTGCCGCGCCCGCGCAGCCACAACCAGGCGCTCACCCCTGAATTCCGCGCCACCCGCGCCCGCCTCGATGCGCTGATCCACCCGCCGAAGGACGAGGCCGAGGATTCCGTGGCGCCGGATGTGGTGACGCGCATGACCTCGGCCGGGGACGAGGTGGAATGA